Genomic segment of Coffea arabica cultivar ET-39 chromosome 1e, Coffea Arabica ET-39 HiFi, whole genome shotgun sequence:
CAGCTAAGATAATAGTCAAAGAAGAATGGGATAACTAGGTATGAACATAAGGCATGCGCAAATGTATGAGAAAGTATCGACTATCTATTGCTTTCAAGGACAGAATGCCATTTTCTAGGTGGAaagtagttttatttttttctttttaaagttGTTGCCTCGAAACTAATGCCATGTTCTGGTTGAACTTGGGAAGAAAAAGTactattttttttccaagcAGTTTAAAATGGTAACAAGCCAACATATGCTAATGATGTTAATGAAAAATGGATGAGATGTTATGGCTTTAATAATGTCCCAAATTGATGTCCAAGCACAAAGAGGGCGCTTTCAGCTGGCTTACTTATTGTCATTATATTTTTCAGAGAGGCGGTTGTGTATGCTCTTTAAGCCTCTTGAGTGGTTTGAGATAAAGCGAAAAGGAAATGAGAGAAATTCCTTTATCAAAATGCATTGTTTCTTgctttttgacatttttgttTAGTATAATCAAATGTTAGCTTTATTGGTTGTAGGTCCTTAAAGAAGGCCGTATCACTGAAGCTGGAAGATATGATGAACTCTTGCGAGCTGGAACGGATTTTGAAACTTTGGTTTCTGCTCATCACGAAGCAATTGAAGCCATGGAATTTTCCAGTCAATCATCTGAAGAATCAGATAAACATCAACCTCTTGAAGGATCTGTCTTGATGAGCAAAAGATGTGAGTCAGTGGGTAGTAGTATGGACATGATGACAAAGGATGTACAGGAAAGTGCTTCAGCTTCAAAAAAGAATccaataaaagagaaaaataaagcaAAAGCTTCTAAGAATAAGCAGCTTGTTCAAGAAGAGGAGcgggagagaggaagagttagCATGAAAGTGTATTTGTCATATATGGCGGCTGCTTATAAGGGTTTATTGATTCCACTCATTGTTCTTGCACAAACATTATTTCAGGTGCTTCAAATAGCCAGTAGTTGGTGGATGGCATGGGCAAATCCACAGACCGTGGGAGACCAGCCTAGAACAAGTAGTCTTGTACTTATTCTTGTCTATATGGCCCTTGCCTTTGGGAGTTCATGGTTTGTCTTTATGAGGGCTGCCTTAGTTGCTACGTTTGGTCTTACAGCTGCACAGAAATTGTTTCTGAAGATGCTTAGAACTGTATTTCGAGCACCAATGTCTTTCTTTGACTCAACACCTGCTGGGCGGATACTGAACCGTGTATGTGATAAGTTGTCATTCTGCAAATATATCCTTTTGAGATATCTTGGTACCCTTCCCATTCATTACGTTCTTGATCCCTTTTGTGGAGTGATAGATATAGTGGTTTTTATGTTGCTGCCAGGTCTCAGTTGATCAAAGTGTTGTTGATCTTGACATCCCCTTCAGACTTGGTAGCTTTGCTTCAACAACCATTCAGCTTCTTGGCATTATTCTTGTAATGACAGATGTTACCTGGCAAATTTTGCTCCTTATTGTCCCAATGGCGATCTCTTGCTTGTGGATGCAGGTGAATAATGAATTTAATACTCAAGTGTACTACTCAAGTGATCAGTTCTGCCACCTTTTAGAAGTGTTTGTTTTATAGAACTGTGATAGTTATGTTTATACACAGCTCTCTTATTTGCTCTTTCCATAAAGCCAGACAAACTTGTTGCGCCTTAGCAAAGTCTCCTCTTGCATAATTTAAGAGTATTACATACATTGATATTTGATACCTAAAGGATCTGTACCTAGTAAATACAGCTTGCTTAGAGTCTAAGTAATGAAAAGATTCCATATTTGACATGGAAAATTCGCCTTTTCCCCATAAAGCATCGCATTGTTTTGTAGTGCTTTACCAGTCAGTTTCATGTGGGACCCATGTAATTGTACATGcaacttctctctctcttttttttcccccctttttggTGCATACCGTCAACACTTCCCTTTATTGATCAACCATGTACGAATTTTAAAACCTAGACACCATTGAATATGTAGTTGTTCCTGCATTTTTTAAATATCTATGTCGTTTTGTTGTTTTCTACTGCACAAAAAGTTTTACATCCTACACAACATGTAATGTGTGGCTCATACTCTGTCATAAGGTGTTTGTGTCGGTTGCTTTTACCATAGAGACAAAAACATCAGAACTGGCAACTGGGCCAGGATTATATATTGAAGATGGTGATTGAAGACCATCATTCATTATGATTGCAATTTTCTTGAATAAGCAACTTACTTAGTCCTCCTAATGAGACATGGGGCTTGTTTTTGCCCTCTTATACTGGTGAACAATTGCACTTATAATCCTCAGAGTTCCAACAAACATAGTGCTTTAAGCCTTGTAAAATTATCTATATCCTATGGCGAGTTTGAGTTATAAGGCTGATACTGGAATAACAATTATGCATTTACAGATTTTGGAAATATGCTTTTATTCTTTATTTGAAAAGCATTGGTTTGTGCTGTTAGCCATTTTAAGACTCTCATATGATTTGCAGAAATACTATATGGCATCATCAAGGGAGTTAGTCCGCATTGTTAGTATCCAGAAATCTCCAGTCATCCACCTCTTCGCCGAGTCTGTTGCTGGGGCTGCCACGATCAGAGGTTTTGGACAAGAAAAGAGATTCATAAAGAGGAaccttcaacttcttgattctttTACTCGTCCGTTTTTCTGCAGTCTCGCTGCTATCGAATGGCTCTGCCTACGGATGGAATTACTCTCGACATTTGTGTTTGCTTTCTGCATGGTTTTACTAGTGAGCTTCCCCCATGGAAGTATAGATCCAAGTATGTATGTTGTGCCTTCCCTTAAAATGCAAGTAAACCTAAGGAAatttggctttatttatttatttccttgcGAAGAAACTAATGAAAGCATCTATACTGTGCATGTAAATTATGTAAGTGACATACATTTGGATTTCTTTTACTACTGTCACATTGCTGATATTAAGCTTTTGGTGCACAGCTATGGCTGGCCTTGCTGTTACTTATGGCCTCAATTTGAATGCACGTCTATCAAGGTGGATACTAAGCTTTTGTAAGCTTGAAAACAAAATTATTTCTATCGAGAGAATTCATCAGTACTGCCAAATTCCAAGTGAAGCTCCTCCAATTATTGAGAATTCTCGTCCCCCATCCTCTTGGCCAGAAAGAGGAACTATTGAGCTGATTAATCTAAAGGTATGGCACTGAATGTTTGTAATATTTCTTATTAAGTTCATTTCTTTGATAACAAGGTATTTTGGCATGGACTTCTCTAAGATTCATTATCTGATGAGAGCTGCTGCTTTTGTTTTTTCGGTGGATTTTACATCGGtgtctattttttttccttttaaatggCTGATTTTTCTAAAAGCATGAAATGTTTGCCCCGTTCTTCATGCTTTGAGCTTAGAAACTGAGTGAATCTTTAAGAAGACAGATATGAAGAAAGAAATAGTGGGAATAAACAAAATGGATgtaagaaaattgaaaacttgttAAGATAGAAAAGGACATGATGAGGGTTAGACTGATACAACCTCCACAGAAGCatccttttcccattttctgCATAACTACAAGTCTTATTTGTATTCCAAGGCTGTAGCTTATGCACAACAGGAGTTGGACTATTCACTTTCTTCCTTGCTCCTATTCCCTCACTTTCAGGGGAAAAATGTAATACAGTATAATCAAAATCTGAATATTTTCTCACTCCCTGTAGGTTCGTTATAAGGAAAGTCTTCCTATTGTGCTTCATGGTGTGACCTGCATGTTTCCTGGTGGAAATAAAATTGGAATTGTTGGGCGTACTGGGAGTGGCAAATCTACTTTGATCCAGGCCCTCTTTCGATTGATCGAACCAGCAGGTGGCAGAATCCTTATTGATGGCGTCGATATATTAACAATTGGTCTTCATGACCTTCGTAGCCGTCTGAGTATCATACCACAAGATCCAACCTTGTTTGAAGGAACTATTAGAGGCAACCTTGATCCCCTTGAAGAGCATTCAGATCAAGAGATTTGGCAGGTGAAACTAAAGTTCCTTCTTCTCCTTATAGTTGTCAAGTTTTATTATTGGAGTACATTTTCTCCTTATAGTATCTTTTCTTTATGCTGAACTGACAGTTAAACAAAATGAGTAATGAGATAAAGTATCTGGTAAGTTTCATAAGCTTTCTTGGACATCTTTAATGTGCCAGCAAATATAATATATCTAGCATGATGTGAGATTGTTCTCTTTCCTAACTTTAATTGCTTGTTCCCTCCTGTCAATTTTAGCCTTTTCATGCAAGGTGAAATATGCAATATCAAGGGTATCTCTAGTCACTTGTTTGTAAACATGATGTCCATCACGAAGTTAACTGATTTCTTGAAGCCCTATATGCCCCTTACTTAATGTCTACTTGTCATGTTTTCATGCACGTCATTTTGATTTGCACAGGCACTTGATAAAGCTCAGCTTGGAGATGTAGTTCGTCAGAAAGAGCAGAAACTTGATACACCTGGTATGTATGACACTCTTTCATCGGGATCATGTATAGTTTGTAGAGAGGCCTTTAGATTGTGTACCTGATGCATACTTGCATTATGCGAGTGAACAGTATTAGAAAATGGAGATAATTGGAGCGTTGGCCAACGGCAACTGGTGTCTCTTGGACGGGCTTTGCTTAAACAGGCAAGGATTTTGGTGCTTGATGAAGCAACAGCTTCCGTTGATTCAGCCACAGATAATCTGATCCAGAAGATCATTAGGACTGAGTTTGAGAATTGCACTGTTTGCACCATTGCTCATCGTATCCCTACCGTTATCGACAGTGATTTTGTTCTGGTCCTCAGTGATGGTAAGTTTTATACCAAGTTGATATGATTCGTGATTTTACTGTTTGACTTAAACACTCAAACCAACCCCACCCatctccccaaaaaaaaaaaaaaaaagataatcaaGAAGATGGTGAGTAGACAAGGTACATGTGGTTACTTTGGAAGGCTAGTGTAGCTGAAGCACCATGCTGGCATATGAGATCCCAATCCCTTGTAGGCTTTGGGAGATAGACGAGGCAGTTTTACCCTTAGTGGAGCAAGAGAGGCTGCTTCTCTAAACCGGTCCTGGTTTTGGGCGCTGTTAGTTTGTAGAAGCTTGCTCTGGGCGGTAGACCCGGATTCTACTGCTAGATGATTTGCTGTTTAACGTTCTTTGTCTCTATACGTGGTTTTATGTCTCAAATGAAGTTTGAACACTGTTTCTGGTATGTTATGCAGGTCAAGTTGCAGAATTTGACACTCCAGCCCGACTATTGGAGGACAAGTCATCCATGTTCCTCAGGTTGGTGTCAGAATATTCATCAAGGTCCAGTGGGATTTCTGATTTTTGActggattttggttgaattgtggCGAGTCCTGCTCTCCTCATGCTGCTTCTTTGAGCAAATCCAGAAACCTAGGGGGAAGTGGAGAGGTCATCGGCACGTCTTTGCATCAGAACTCTGGATATGGAAACTAGTGCCTCAGAACTGTGGATATGGAAAATAGTTGCAGATCATTCTTCCCTTTATGATAATGAGGAATGATGCAACTGCATTTTGTAACATAGgacaaaaaggcaagaaaaggaGGATTGATTAGACGGAAGAAATGCAAATGTAACTTTGTCATGTGCAATAAATTAGGTTTTTGGGAggagaaaattttgacagatgTTAAAGAATCATGTAGAGTGTAGACGGTGAATATGGATGCTAGAATTTTGTTTTCTCCTTAGCTTCATATTAAAGTTTCTTCTTGCCATTCCTCTGGAGTAGGGTAGGGTGGACTCTCCTCAACTCGCTAGTTGCATGACTACCGAACACAGGGCAAGTAGAATTTCCTGCAATGGTTCACTAACAGATTCGCATGCTAAAAAGAGAGTGAGAAAGTTAATAAACGATCTTGTGTTGAACAGAAGATCATCTTTCCTTTTCCATAATGGAATGTTTTAGTTGCAATTAAGGGTGTCTTCCATCATAAAGCTTGGGACCTTGTGAAGgttatgagttttttttttcttttttttgaaggaGTTATGGGTTCAAGATAATCCAAttcgccaaaaaaaaaaaaaaatcaaatttgcaTAATTGAAGTGAAACCAACATTTCAAAATGCAACTAGTCAACGAATATTGTTGATAAATATTGAGTATTTCTTTCAAGTCTTGagagcattcaaaaaaataattgacATTAATTATATTATGAAAAGTGTTACAAATATTGGGTGTTTCTTTCAAGTCTTGAgagcaaccaaaaaaaataattgatatTAATTatgttataaaaaatattataggaATTATTCTAAGTGTTCGACTAATTAAGAAGTcgaactgtttttttttttgcttaattaATTGTTACTTGTATTTCAAAATTTACGCTTAAGAGTTGAGTTGAAGTTGCGTAgaaaaatagtaaataaataagcGTATAGTCGTTTAGTTCTTTCTCTATAGCAGACGTTGTCGTTTAATTAGTCGCTTTAGGGAAAGGCAAGGATGAAATAATCGATTAAATTAGTCTCCAGAATCTCTCTCTGTCTCAGGtccctcttctccttcttctccAAAAACACGCGCGCGCGCACTTGCTCGCTCTGAGAGCTGCTGCGAGAGGGAAAGATGCAGGCAATCGCAAGGCGATTAGGGCGTCATTCTTTGAAGCCTTCAGCAACAGCTGCGATTTTATCTTTTGATTCATCCTTTAATCCTTACTTTCACCATTGTACGCAGTGTACCTTTTACCCTACATTTCTAGGGCTGTATATATACAGTTAAATCCTTATTGATCCACAGATTAAGTTGTCCTCAAATTTTCGAATGCCGGGGTTAATAGTTGTCAGTAATCTGTGATTTTGCTGAATTTCAGACAATGGTGCTGATAATCCGAGGTACGCATCTAACCTTACCGCCAGAGGCACGGGACACATAGTTCGCAAGGGAACTGGTGGAAGATCGTCTGTTAGGTAATGTTGCCATGACCCAATCCGTTAATTATCTGGTTTGGCTGCCGCAAAATGAGTTTTTTCccctctcaattttttttttggtaattgtTCGATGACATTCATCATTTATGTTTGTTTATTGTATAACAAGACTTAAGCTTCCATGACAAAGTCGGGGGCAGTTGTTAATTAGACCTGAGCTTATTTGAACTCTGTGTACATGACTTGAACTTATTGAAGCACTATCCAGGGTCTGCGGTACCATGACAGTCCAAGCTTACATTTACTAGTTAAGTTTGGTCAGGATCAGCCTTTGTGCTGAAATTGTTGTCTAAGTTGGTCACTTGCGTCTTGCAGTGGGATTATTGCCACAGTATTTGGAGCTACTGGGTTTCTTGGGCGTTATCTTGTTCAACGGTTGGGTGAGTTGGTTGCATGCTGTTTTATCTAATCAGTGTATTGCACAAGGATTTGATTTTGTGTCTTGTTTGGTGTACAAGAAATTTGTGGCTTTTGGATTTGTTGTAGATTTTTCCCgcataaatttatttatttgttttggttcAATCATCAGCTAAAATGGGTTCTCAAGTTTTGGTTCCTTTCCGAGGCTCTGAGGATTCTCATCGTCATCTCAAATTAATGGGTGATTTGGGACAGGTAGGTTGTTATGCCGCTTTCTTGTGCTACTAATGCAAGGTTTATGGTCGTTCAATTGTATGTCACGAAGTTTGTTCTGCTAGCCGATATTTAGTATGTGCAACATATATTTTTGCAGATTGTTCCTATGCAATACAACCCTAGAGATGAAAATTCAATCAAGGCTGTAATGGCAAAGGCTAATGTTGTTATTAATCTTATTGGTATGCGTCCTGCAATTGTCTGCACTTTGTTGATGTTTGTTGGAGTTTCGACTGCTTAACTTATGAAATAGCTCATCAACAGGGAGGGAGTATGAGACTAGAAATTACAGCTTTGAAGAAGTGAACCATCACATGGCTGAACAGCTTGCAATGGTAGGTTCCTacgttctttttctttctttctttaacCTCATAATGTAGAGATACTCTTTTGTGGAGATATAGCCAGGTGACAAAATTCATGTTTTGTTTGAAGAATAAATTGTGTTGATCAGAGGGCGATAGTTATGCCTGTGAGGATGAGAATTCCTCCAGTGCTAATATTCCTTACAACCATGGGCATGAGTAACTCAGCCTTTCTCCATGAAAACTTTAGGTGTTTGAACTGTATGAGTAATTGATACAAGTTTTGTGAAGGTAAGTGTCCTGGCAACCTACTCACCAAGAATGTAAAGCTTTTTTAGTTTGCCAGGTTAAGCCGAAAGAAAGGCTCCAAACTCATGTTCTGCATTGCTCTGTAGTTAATTGTAGTGTTGAAGAGAGGAAGGGTATTGTAGGATTTCCTATCCTGTTTGATGAAGTAATTCTGACTGGTTACAGGGGCTGCAAGCACTATTTTACCCTGACATTGAATTAGAGTTAATCTTACTATTTTGCCTGTGAGTAATTATGCAAGGGCAACTATGCAGATCTTTACAACATGAATTGAGTGGGATGAAGATCAATTTTTTGTCCATGAATCAATTGAAGATCTAATTGAACTTGGTAGTGGATACTTGATAGTTTCACTAAGACCCATCTGGTGCCAGAACTGGTTGTAAAGCCTTTGTTTTGCTTTTAGGTTCTGTTAATCAGGTTCCTTTTTAAAtgtttgaagaattttttttgtgttaCCTTGAGCTCTTAAATCATGGCGTGCTGGTAATATTTCGTAAATTTTTGTGCTTTTATTTATGTGGGAAGGGAGTCCTCTATTTTTAATGGTTAGAAATAATATTCAGAGTCCTTTTGGAAGTGTGGGAACAGATTGTGGAGTGGTTCAGATCAATAAGCTTTGAATTGACCCTCATTAGAAAGTACTTTTGAGCCTGAACAAGTTGTCCACAAGCACTTATAAAATGTCACCCGAATGCTTGTAGAGAATCTATAAAATTAAGCATGCTTCTAGCTTGGTTGAAAGATTAAAGGCAAGCTAAGAAAATGGTGGAAGGTTATGCCTTAAAAAATGCAGGCTGTTGGCTGCCTATTCAACCTCTGCCTGAAATCCTTGGAATTGGAGTGTAGATGATTTCCTctgtcttttatttcttttgtttgtctCATGCTTTAGTGATTTTGAATCTTAAAAGTGTAGATTGCTAAAGAACATGGTGGTATCATGAGATTTATACAAGTTTCTTGCCTGGGTGCTTCTCCATCATCTCCATCTAGAATGCTAAGAGCTAAAGCTGCTGGCGAGGAAGCTCTTTTACAAGAAATCCCTGAGGTAAATAATCTTTCTATCATTAATTACTAAAGCGTCAATGAGATGGCATTCTGCAACCTGCATATGATAGGTTGTATTGACACTTTCTTGTTGCTTTATATGggtttattttttcatttttgattaTGGGTGGCCTTCAATTGAATGGATCCAGAAAGATGACGTGTATGGTTGAGTCACATCTCTTGTAGGATTGGGGTCCTGTGTAAGAAAAGCTGTGTCATTTTTTAACATAAAATATATTGGGATATTATAtgtttcttcaaattcttggtCTGAATCTGTAGAAGAAATTGTTTGGTGAGAAAAGGATATATGAGTTTTCTATTCTTAGATTTCAgcaaaaatttcaccttttacTTATTTTAAGTTGCTTCTGTTCTAACTTCTGTCCTGTCATATGATcttttgtgtgtgttttttcCCCTTGGGATTAAAAAAGCATCATATACTTTTACACCATCTCTTCAGTCAGTCATCAATTTGCTTTGGGTTCCAGGTCTACCTTTTACAATGTTGTTTGATGATTAGGTTCAGATATTTTGGTCTTCTGTCTgattatttatactttgtatGTTGATCTATGCTGAtccaaaatgaagcttatttgtTGCTTAGGTTGCATTATTGTTGATTAATTATATAGAAGGAATATTATTGGAATGCTTACCTCATAGTTTAATTTTGGGAGAGGTAGCTCGACTAGATGATCGAGGAAATCCCATTGTTTCAACTGCTAATAATCATATACATCTCCAGGCAACAGTTATGCGACCTGCTGCAATGATTGGTACAGAAGATCGGGTTTTAAATCCATGGgcacattttgcaaaaaattacgGCTTTCTCCCACTAATTGGAGAGGGAACTACCAAGTATGACTCGCAATGATATAGCCTGTTGGCATCTTTTGTTCTATACTGGAAATTTGTCAATCACAATTCTAACAAGAATGTCCTTTACAGGATTCAGCCTGTTTATGTTGTTGACGTGGCTTCTGCAATTATTGCGGCATTGAAAGATGATGGTAGCTGCATGGGAAAAGTTTATGAACTTGGTGGACCGGAGATTTTCACTGTCCATGAATTGGTAGCATCCAATCGCTCTCTCCTTGTTTGATTGACCATTGTCTTCTTGTGTGTTTTTCTCTGAAAGATTCAGTCTCCGGGTAGTGGAGTTTTGCTGAACTTTCATGTGTCTCCAGGCAGAGCTTATGTTTGACGTGATTCGCGAATGGCCTCGCTATGTGAAGATTCCTTTCCCTGTTGCTAAGGCAAGTTATATACCACTGTCTTTTTGCTGTTATAGCTGTCTGCTTTCAGTTCTTGGATTTCAACTAATGCATGAAATGTTTTAGTTTATTAACCAATTTTTTGCTAGAtagccttttctttttctgtttctttttcattttgagTCTGGCCATTGGTGATGTTTGGCCTTTTTCAATTTCCGCTTGAATACAATTCTTTTGTCAGAAGCAGGGATATAATACGGTTAGAAGGCAATAGGGAATATTGCTTAAGGTTTTAAGTGAAGCTTTATGGGATTCCATACTTCGACTTTGGAATCATGCATCTTGCACTTGATAGTGGTTGGCTGTTTTTACGCTGTACTATCTATAAAGTGGACCTATTGCTATTCACCTAGTTAAGTTGATCAGCTATTTTCTAACTATATGGCTGGCTTGTATGATGTTAGGCAATTGCAATGCCTCGAGAAGTATTGCTGAAGAAAGTTCCATTTCCAATGCCCACTCCTCGCATATTTAATTTGGACGCAATTGAAGCCCTTACCACTGATACTTTAGTGTCAAAAGATGGTATGTTGTGAATTCATTGATCTTTCTTGTTTCTCACTTTTTTGACGGGAGTGTTCACATTTTCAAGTGTATTCTATGTATTCACTACTGTGACTTCCTCGTGGTTTTGCAGCTTTAACTTTTGATGATCTTGGGATTGCACCACATAAGTTGAAGGGGTATCCCGTTGAGTTTCTTATACAATATCGAAAAGGCGGTCCAAAATATGGTTCGACAGTTAGTGAAAAAGTATCTCCTGAATCTTGGCCGTAAGGATTGTTGGATCTTATTGTTTAATCTTATACCAGCCTGTTGTAAGGTGTGGGATCGGTAAATTTGGCCTTCATTCCTTGAGCAACTGATGAAGGAATGAGTACTTTTGATGAAGAAACTCTCTGCAGTTTTTGGTAACCAGGTTAATAATACACCTGTTCTGCTGGTCCATTGATGTAGCAGTTCAGAAACTGATCAATTTAGCTTTGGACAGAAGGTTTCAAGAGACATTAATTTAAGTTGAGACAGATTCGGTAGAATTAGCGTATTCCAAAAGAGATGGTGCGACTTTTTCAGTTGTTAAAAATGAGGCTGGTGCTTTTCTGTGCCTGGTTGTACTACATTGTTTGATAAAAAGGAAGGACTGTGTTTTTTGTGCTGGTTAATGTTACTTTTTCGCTACGCTTACCTGATACTAATTAGCCATTTGTAttatag
This window contains:
- the LOC140013589 gene encoding NADH dehydrogenase [ubiquinone] 1 alpha subcomplex subunit 9, mitochondrial-like, encoding MQAIARRLGRHSLKPSATAAILSFDSSFNPYFHHYNGADNPRYASNLTARGTGHIVRKGTGGRSSVSGIIATVFGATGFLGRYLVQRLAKMGSQVLVPFRGSEDSHRHLKLMGDLGQIVPMQYNPRDENSIKAVMAKANVVINLIGREYETRNYSFEEVNHHMAEQLAMIAKEHGGIMRFIQVSCLGASPSSPSRMLRAKAAGEEALLQEIPEATVMRPAAMIGTEDRVLNPWAHFAKNYGFLPLIGEGTTKIQPVYVVDVASAIIAALKDDGSCMGKVYELGGPEIFTVHELAELMFDVIREWPRYVKIPFPVAKAIAMPREVLLKKVPFPMPTPRIFNLDAIEALTTDTLVSKDALTFDDLGIAPHKLKGYPVEFLIQYRKGGPKYGSTVSEKVSPESWP